ACCCGGCGCGGTATCTGCAGCCCGATGTCGTCGCGGATTTCACGCAGGTCAACGTGGCCGAGGAGGCGATCGATCGCGTGCGCGTGACGGGCGGGCGCGGCACCGCGCGGCCCGACACGCTGAAGGTATCGGTGGCTTACGTCGACGGCTGGATCGGCGAAGGGCAGATTTCGTACGGCGGCCCGGGCGCGCTCGAACGTGCGCGTCTTGCGCGCGAGATCGTTCGCGAGCGGCTGGCAATGACCGGCGTCGCCGCGACCGAGTTGCGCTTCGACCTGATCGGTGTCGATTCGCTGTATGGCGATGCGACGCCGGCCGCGCGCGGGGAGCCGGCCGAGGTGCGCGTGCGGGTGGCCGGCCGTGCGGCGAGCGCCGCCGAAGCGGCGCGTATCGGCAACGAAGTCGAGACGCTCTATACGAACGGGCCGGCCGGCGGCGGCGGCGCGTTCAAGTCGACGCGCGAGGTCATCGCAGTGCAGTCGGTGCTGCTGCCGCGCGCGGCCGTGACGCCGTCGTTTTCATTCGTGGAGGCCTGATGCAACTGCGTGAACTCGCGCATGCGCGCACCGGCGACAAGGGCAATACGCTGAACGTGTCGGTCATCTGCCACGATCCGCGTCATTACGAGCATTTGCGCACGCATCTCGATGCCGACGCGGTGAAGGCGTGGCTCGCGGGCATCGTGCACGGCGACGTCGTGCGTTACGAATTGCCGGCGCTCGGCGCATTCAATTTCGTGTTGCGCGATGCGCTCGGCGGCGGTGTCACGCGCTCGCTCGCGCTCGACGCGCACGGCAAATCCGTCAGTTCGGCGCTGCTGGCGATTGAGGTGCCCGACCCGGCGTGACGGAGGTCGCCGCCGCAGGCGGGCACGCGCTTACGGAATCAGCAGTTCGCGCAGGCCGTTGGCGTGCTCGATGCGTTCGCCGGCGACGTGCAGGCGCTGATCCCGGCGATAGTCGTAGACCGCGCGCGACGCGGCGAGCTGGTCGAAATCGAGCTCGACCGCATGACGCGATTCGGCATTGCCGGCCTCGAAGATTAGGTTGCCGAACGGATCGGCCGCGAGGCTGCCGCCCGCGAACACGACGTCGTGCGAGCTGCCGCCGACGCGGTTGGCGACCACCGCGAACACCTGGTTCTCCATTGCCCGCGCCGTGGCCGACGTGCGGTGGACTGGGCGGTAAGGCTCCATGTTGCCGTCGGTGATGAGGATCAGCTCCGCGCCGAGCGCGGCGAGCGCGCGGCCGGTTTCGGGAAATTCGTTGTCGTAGCAGATCAGCAGGCCGATCCGCACGCCGCGCCATTCGATCGTCGCGAAACGGTCGCCGGGCAGCACGACGCCGCGCTCGCTCA
This region of Burkholderia contaminans genomic DNA includes:
- a CDS encoding AtuA-related protein → MQLRELAHARTGDKGNTLNVSVICHDPRHYEHLRTHLDADAVKAWLAGIVHGDVVRYELPALGAFNFVLRDALGGGVTRSLALDAHGKSVSSALLAIEVPDPA
- a CDS encoding carbon-nitrogen hydrolase family protein, which translates into the protein MKLKLDIVQLAGRDGDTHYNLQRTLDAIATCAPGTDIVMFPEAQLTGFLDPSNLAECAEPLDGPSVGAVIAAARARDVAVVVGLIENDGGRFYNTTVFVTPDGIALRYRKTHLWVSERGVVLPGDRFATIEWRGVRIGLLICYDNEFPETGRALAALGAELILITDGNMEPYRPVHRTSATARAMENQVFAVVANRVGGSSHDVVFAGGSLAADPFGNLIFEAGNAESRHAVELDFDQLAASRAVYDYRRDQRLHVAGERIEHANGLRELLIP